In the Gopherus flavomarginatus isolate rGopFla2 chromosome 6, rGopFla2.mat.asm, whole genome shotgun sequence genome, one interval contains:
- the PRLHR gene encoding prolactin-releasing peptide receptor, with amino-acid sequence MMNPDNLTSLSFLSAIHSNASNLFSGLQFVQSFKPLIIPCYSLVVFVGIIGNYLLIYVICKTKKMHNVTNFLVGNLAFSDMLMCATCVPLTLAYAFEPRGWVYGRFMCYFVFLMQPVTVFVSVFTLTVIAVDRYYAMVYPLRRRLTISICAYILAAIWLMSCILAAPALVHTYHAEFPELDFSICEEFWFHMKRDHLTYAYSTLIITYVLPLIVISLSYLRISVKLKNRVVPGNITQGQAEWDRARRRKTFRLLVLLVAAFGVCWLPLHIFNVIKDMDINLIDKQYFNLIQLLCHWFAMMSACTNAFLYAWLHDSFRGELKRMFAWRKKKIGPATNCIMASVML; translated from the coding sequence ATGATGAATCCAGACAATTTAACTTCCCTAAGCTTCCTCTCAGCAATTCATAGCAACGCTAGCAATTTATTCTCAGGGCTCCAGTTTGTTCAGTCTTTCAAGCCACTCATCATCCCATGCTACTCCCTAGTGGTTTTTGTTGGCATCATTGGGAATTATCTCCTCATTTATGTCATCTGCAAGACAAAAAAAATGCACAATGTCACCAACTTCCTGGTAGGCAACCTGGCTTTCTCAGACATGCTTATGTGTGCAACCTGCGTGCCCCTGACTCTGGCATATGCCTTTGAGCCCCGGGGATGGGTTTATGGACGCTTCATGTGTTATTTTGTGTTCTTAATGCAACCGGTCACTGTGTTTGTGTCTGTCTTCACCTTGACTGTCATAGCTGTGGACAGATACTATGCCATGGTGTATCCTCTCCGGAGGAGACTCACTATATCAATCTGTGCTTATATTCTGGCTGCGATTTGGCTGATGAGTTGCATCTTGGCTGCCCCAGCCTTAGTCCACACCTATCATGCCGAGTTCCCAGAGCTGGACTTCTCCATCTGTGAAGAGTTTTGGTTCCATATGAAGAGGGACCACTTAACGTATGCCTACAGCACTCTCATCATCACATATGTACTGCCTTTAATAGTCATCTCCTTGTCCTATCTGCGGATCTCTGTCAAACTGAAAAATCGAGTGGTTCCGGGAAACATCACCCAGGGCCAAGCTGAGTGGGACAGGGCTAGGAGGAGGAAAACTTTTCGCTTGCTGGTCCTGCTGGTGGCTGCCTTTGGAGTCTGCTGGCTCCCTCTGCACATCTTTAACGTGATAAAAGACATGGATATTAACCTAATAGATAAACAGTATTTCAACCTCATCCAGCTGCTATGCCACTGGTTTGCTATGATGTCTGCCTGCACCAATGCCTTCCTTTATGCCTGGCTACATGACAGCTTCAGAGGGGAATTGAAGAGGATGTTTGCCTGGAGGAAGAAGAAGATTGGACCTGCCACTAACTGCATTATGGCCAGTGTGATgctataa